The Leptospira stimsonii genome includes the window TCATCTATTGGATATACTCGGTTATACGCGGGAAGAACTTTTAAAACTTACGTTTCAAAATATCACTCATCCGGATGATTTATCGGAAGATCTTAGTCTGGTTCGGGAGCTCCTCGAAGGTAAGAGGGATTCTTATAAAATGGAAAAAAGATATTTCCACAAGAATGGAAGTGTCATTTGGATTCTTTTGATCGTTTCGATCGTAACTGATCCTAAAAAGAAACCATTGTTTTTCATCTCTCAAATTCAAGACATTACGGACCGTAAGAATATGATTTCCGCATTGGTCGAAAAAAACGAAACTCTGCAGGCGCTTAGCAATCGACTAACGGAAAGAAACGCTCAGTTGGAAGAATTCAATCAGATCGTTTCTCATAACCTACGTGCGCCGATCGGGAATATTTTCAACTTAGTTCAAATGCTTTTGGAAAAAGACGAGACGGACAAAGACGATCTTCTTACATCGCTTGAAATCAGCGCGAATGACCTGATGTCGACTTTAAACGATATCATTGAAGTGATAAAGATTAGAAGGAATCTAAACATAGATAAACAAATGGTTTCCTTCCAAGACGCATTTTTTAAGGTGCAGAATTTACTCTCCGCTCAAATCAAAGAAGTAGACGCCGAAATCAAATATGATTTCACAGCGGCGCCCGAAATTCTTTATCCAAAAGTATACTTGGAAAGCATTCTTTTGAATTTATTGAGTAATTCGCTGAAATATTTCGATCCGAGTCGTAAATTGGAAATTTCATTCGTCTCATTTCACGAGGAAAATAGAACCTATTTAGTCGTTCGAGACAATGGCCTCGGTATCGATCTTCGTAAATATGGACACCAGATTTTCAAAATGAATAAAACCTTTCATAGAGAAAAGGAAGGACAAGGAATCGGATTGTTTATGACGAAGAATCAGATAGAATCTTTAGGTGGAGAAATAACTGTGGATAGTACGCCCGGTCGGGGAACCGCCTTCGTTATAAATTTTAACAAATATAATGACTTTGAACAAAGATAATATGAATTTCTGGTTAATCGATGATGACACCATTTATATCATGATTGCGAAACGATTCTTGGCAAAAGACGCTAGAACGAAAAAGTTATTAGACTTTCAGGATGGAGAGCTTGCCATCCAACAGCTTCAAAACTTAAGAACGAATTCGGAAGAACTTCCCGATGCGATACTTTTAGATATCAATATGCCGTTTATGGATGGATGGCAATTCTTAGACGAGTTTAAAAAAATCCAAGGTCACCTCGCAAAAAAGATTACGATTTTTATGGTAAGCTCCTCGGTGGACGAAAGGGATATCGTTAAAGCGAATTCCTTTCCGGAAGTGAAAGGTTATCTCTCAAAACCTCTCACCCAGGATCATATTCGAAAACTCTATGATGATTTGGTGTAGGACCCGATCCAAGCTCGTGTTCTTTGTAACGCGTCTTCCGTTTTCACTTTCGGTCGATACCCTAGAATCGATTTCGCTTTTTCGATCGAAACTGCATTTTCTCTCAGAATAAAATTAACCCCTTCGGTTGTTGCAGGCGGTTCTTTTCCAACGGACTTGTATAGAATTCCCATTATAAAAATCAAAACCTTTAGAAACCAAGCCGGAGCCGACAATGGTTTAGAAAGTCCGGCGGAATCCGCCAGTTGAAAAAAATATTCTTTCCAAGTCATCGTAGTTCCGTCCGTGATATTAAACGCTTCTCCCCAAGCTTCTTTTTCTAAGGCGAGTAACGTGCCTTCTACGAGATTATCAACATAGGTTAGATTGATTCTTCCTTTGCCGCCGTTCGGA containing:
- a CDS encoding PAS domain-containing sensor histidine kinase → MNELNIQSDEFYKRLVQKSPELICYHKPDGTYLFVSPIVKSMLGYQPEELIGRNPYDFFNPLDKERIFKNSHEPAQKGSPIGHIEYQFLRKDGKYIWLQTIAQPVQNETGEVVGILTSSREYVGLTAIVDETEKKQALDEIRLSEEKFFSAFYYSGVGMALVSLDGKWLEVNPHLLDILGYTREELLKLTFQNITHPDDLSEDLSLVRELLEGKRDSYKMEKRYFHKNGSVIWILLIVSIVTDPKKKPLFFISQIQDITDRKNMISALVEKNETLQALSNRLTERNAQLEEFNQIVSHNLRAPIGNIFNLVQMLLEKDETDKDDLLTSLEISANDLMSTLNDIIEVIKIRRNLNIDKQMVSFQDAFFKVQNLLSAQIKEVDAEIKYDFTAAPEILYPKVYLESILLNLLSNSLKYFDPSRKLEISFVSFHEENRTYLVVRDNGLGIDLRKYGHQIFKMNKTFHREKEGQGIGLFMTKNQIESLGGEITVDSTPGRGTAFVINFNKYNDFEQR
- a CDS encoding response regulator, which translates into the protein MNFWLIDDDTIYIMIAKRFLAKDARTKKLLDFQDGELAIQQLQNLRTNSEELPDAILLDINMPFMDGWQFLDEFKKIQGHLAKKITIFMVSSSVDERDIVKANSFPEVKGYLSKPLTQDHIRKLYDDLV